A single Gemmatimonadales bacterium DNA region contains:
- a CDS encoding glycosyltransferase, giving the protein MSTRPTQANVRSVLVLNYEYPPVGGGAGVATAALAAALAGRGIRVDVVTAHPGDRSIPPVVAEGRGLTVHRVRSRRTAVHEATMLDAASYLAAALPCVRRLRRGVTYDVAHFFFSLPTGMLLPLFRGGEATIVSLRGSDVPGYDPSNRGLQRAHRLLRPVTRAIWRRADRVVAVCESLGRLALRTDPWLRYTVIPNGVDIDCFRPAAAAAAAAGACAGSPIRCIAVARLVERKGLDDLLLAVARLEHGRYRLEIVGSGPAEPALRDLAGRLGLGDMVRFTGAVGRAAVGERLRDADLFTLPSREEAFGNVFAEAMAAGLPVVGTAVGGIPEVVHEGEHGFLVPPRDPGALAAAIRRLGEQPALRAAISTRNRARAVSHFSWAAVAEKYLAVYAAARRVTKAERSSGSEPAVHNLAAVDGPPAAGPLVTQR; this is encoded by the coding sequence GTGTCCACCAGGCCGACGCAGGCGAACGTCCGCAGCGTGCTGGTGCTCAACTACGAGTATCCCCCGGTGGGCGGCGGTGCTGGGGTCGCCACCGCAGCCCTCGCGGCGGCGCTCGCTGGCCGCGGCATCCGGGTCGACGTGGTCACCGCGCACCCCGGCGATCGCTCGATCCCGCCCGTCGTGGCAGAGGGCCGCGGCCTCACCGTGCATCGGGTGCGCAGCCGGCGCACCGCCGTGCACGAGGCCACCATGTTGGATGCCGCGAGCTACCTCGCGGCGGCGCTGCCGTGCGTGCGGCGGCTGCGGCGCGGCGTGACCTACGATGTCGCGCACTTCTTCTTCTCGCTGCCGACGGGAATGCTCCTGCCGCTCTTTCGCGGCGGGGAGGCCACGATCGTGTCACTGCGGGGCTCGGACGTGCCGGGGTACGACCCGTCCAACCGCGGCCTGCAGCGCGCCCATCGTCTCCTCCGCCCGGTAACGCGTGCGATCTGGCGCCGCGCCGACCGCGTCGTGGCGGTGTGCGAGAGCCTGGGTCGGCTCGCGCTCCGCACCGATCCGTGGCTCCGCTACACGGTGATCCCGAACGGCGTTGACATCGATTGCTTCCGGCCCGCCGCCGCCGCCGCCGCCGCTGCCGGCGCTTGCGCGGGCAGCCCGATCCGGTGCATCGCGGTCGCGCGGCTGGTCGAGCGCAAGGGTCTGGACGATCTGCTGCTCGCCGTGGCCCGGCTGGAGCACGGCCGCTACCGGCTGGAAATCGTAGGAAGCGGGCCGGCGGAGCCGGCGCTCCGCGACCTTGCGGGCCGGCTCGGCCTGGGTGATATGGTGCGGTTCACCGGCGCGGTGGGGCGGGCCGCGGTAGGCGAGCGGCTGCGCGATGCCGATCTGTTCACGCTTCCGTCGCGCGAGGAAGCGTTCGGCAACGTCTTCGCTGAGGCCATGGCGGCGGGGCTGCCGGTCGTCGGCACGGCGGTGGGCGGGATCCCCGAGGTCGTGCACGAGGGCGAGCACGGCTTTCTCGTGCCGCCTCGCGATCCCGGTGCGCTGGCCGCCGCCATCCGCCGCCTCGGCGAGCAGCCGGCGCTTCGCGCTGCGATCTCGACGCGCAATCGTGCCCGCGCGGTGTCGCACTTCTCGTGGGCCGCGGTGGCGGAGAAGTACCTCGCCGTGTACGCCGCCGCGAGGCGGGTCACGAAGGCAGAGCGCTCGTCTGGGAGCGAGCCCGCCGTTCACAATCTCGCTGCGGTGGACGGCCCGCCCGCGGCCGGCCCGCTCGTCACCCAGCGATGA